In one Pseudodesulfovibrio tunisiensis genomic region, the following are encoded:
- a CDS encoding CopG family ribbon-helix-helix protein yields the protein MPAMVSTRFDTATLERLDEAVHALGQTRSGLIKNAVNHYLEYLTWYSAEVQKGLDDVEAGRVFSHEEVADKLKGLGVELD from the coding sequence ATGCCCGCAATGGTAAGCACACGATTTGATACCGCCACCCTGGAACGGTTGGATGAGGCAGTCCATGCCTTAGGCCAAACCCGATCCGGTTTGATTAAGAATGCAGTGAATCACTATCTTGAATACCTGACTTGGTACTCAGCTGAGGTCCAAAAAGGACTGGATGACGTTGAAGCTGGTCGAGTCTTTTCCCATGAGGAAGTCGCCGACAAACTGAAAGGACTCGGCGTTGAACTCGATTAA
- a CDS encoding helix-turn-helix domain-containing protein, with protein sequence MQHQYPTHSSDFFADQSVPFAIHPFSKGTGCPVTDVDELHLNDFHVIHYVVGGGGQYLVDFESHDIQPNSLYFVSPGQLHFWRPDNELDGFVLLFAEEFLLAPDAPVGSRFELRFFHGPARTSRFPVPRDQAGIIEDLFRRMQNEFHAGKAGYASVVRAFFHVLMVHLQRMASESRGLNDLGREPVLVRRFRRLVGENFAAQRTVQEYARDLGVSVSSLNNTVRESTGLTPARMVRDELVLAAKRLLAHSDKGVAEICFELNFEDPSYFGRFFRRETGLTPSAFRENLRQKYHHFVR encoded by the coding sequence ATGCAGCACCAGTACCCAACGCATTCGTCGGATTTTTTCGCGGACCAGTCCGTTCCGTTTGCCATCCATCCGTTTTCCAAAGGCACGGGCTGTCCGGTCACGGATGTGGATGAACTGCATCTGAACGATTTCCATGTGATCCACTACGTGGTCGGTGGCGGTGGACAGTATCTGGTGGATTTCGAGTCCCACGACATCCAGCCGAATTCCCTGTATTTCGTGTCTCCGGGGCAGCTGCATTTCTGGCGGCCCGACAATGAACTCGACGGATTCGTGCTGCTCTTTGCCGAGGAGTTTCTGCTTGCCCCGGACGCCCCGGTCGGTAGCCGGTTCGAGTTGCGTTTCTTCCATGGGCCGGCCCGGACTTCGCGCTTTCCGGTCCCTCGGGATCAGGCCGGAATCATCGAGGACCTGTTCCGCAGGATGCAGAACGAATTTCATGCCGGAAAAGCGGGATATGCCTCTGTGGTTCGCGCGTTTTTCCATGTGCTCATGGTGCATCTGCAACGCATGGCGTCCGAGAGCCGGGGGCTGAACGATCTGGGCCGCGAGCCCGTGCTCGTGCGTCGTTTCCGTCGGCTGGTGGGAGAGAATTTCGCTGCCCAGCGTACGGTGCAGGAGTATGCCCGGGACCTCGGGGTCAGCGTGAGCAGCCTGAACAACACGGTCCGGGAAAGCACGGGCCTGACCCCGGCACGCATGGTTCGGGACGAACTCGTGCTGGCGGCCAAGCGGCTGCTTGCCCATTCGGACAAGGGCGTGGCCGAGATATGTTTCGAGCTCAATTTCGAGGATCCGTCCTATTTCGGCCGGTTCTTTCGGCGCGAGACCGGACTCACCCCCTCTGCCTTTCGCGAGAATCTTCGCCAAAAGTACCATCATTTTGTTCGTTAG
- a CDS encoding ABC transporter permease, whose product MGPIFKRIAVKMLWMIVVFLGITVISFWVIHLAPGSPTDLQTTLNPEAGAEARLQLEKLYGLDKPLHVQYWDWLQRLAKLDFGQSMSGDHRPVWDKIRERLPLTFGMNVASLILTLLIAVPVGVASAWWRGGAFDRISTVVVFIGFAMPGFWLALLLMLWLGIHWPVLPISGLTSLGYEHMSPVQKFWDLAKHLILPIFIYTSGSWAGMSRFMRSSMLEVLRQDFIMTARAKGLHSRTVLFKHALRNALMPVITILGLSVPSLIGGSVIIESIFALPGLGQLFYQAVMARDYPLIMGSLVLGAVLTLAGNMLADLGYGLADPRIRVGSGRRS is encoded by the coding sequence ATGGGGCCGATTTTCAAACGCATAGCCGTCAAGATGCTCTGGATGATCGTGGTCTTTCTGGGCATCACGGTCATCAGTTTCTGGGTCATTCATCTGGCTCCGGGCTCTCCCACGGACTTGCAGACCACCCTGAATCCCGAGGCCGGGGCAGAGGCGCGGTTGCAGCTCGAAAAGCTGTACGGACTGGACAAGCCCCTGCACGTCCAATACTGGGACTGGCTCCAGCGGCTGGCAAAACTGGATTTCGGGCAGTCCATGTCCGGAGACCATCGGCCCGTGTGGGACAAGATTCGCGAACGGCTGCCCCTGACCTTCGGCATGAACGTGGCCTCCCTGATTCTGACCCTGCTCATTGCCGTGCCCGTGGGCGTGGCCTCGGCATGGTGGCGGGGCGGGGCGTTCGATCGAATATCCACGGTGGTGGTGTTCATCGGGTTCGCCATGCCCGGGTTCTGGCTCGCGCTCCTGCTCATGCTCTGGCTCGGCATCCACTGGCCCGTGCTGCCCATCTCCGGACTGACCTCGCTTGGCTACGAGCACATGTCTCCGGTGCAGAAATTCTGGGATCTGGCAAAACATCTGATTCTGCCCATATTCATCTATACATCCGGAAGCTGGGCCGGGATGTCCCGGTTCATGCGTTCCAGCATGCTGGAAGTGCTGCGGCAGGACTTCATCATGACTGCGCGGGCCAAGGGATTGCACAGCCGCACCGTGCTGTTCAAGCACGCGCTGCGCAATGCGCTCATGCCGGTCATCACTATTCTGGGCCTGTCCGTGCCGTCCCTGATCGGCGGGTCCGTGATCATCGAATCCATATTTGCCCTGCCCGGACTGGGCCAGCTCTTCTATCAGGCTGTCATGGCGCGCGATTATCCGCTCATCATGGGCAGTCTGGTGCTCGGGGCCGTGCTTACTCTGGCCGGGAACATGCTGGCCGACCTCGGCTACGGGCTGGCCGATCCGCGCATCCGCGTGGGCAGCGGGAGGCGGTCATGA
- a CDS encoding alginate lyase family protein: MTGRGTELVRIAVLVLCAVIAIPGLCRADGPGTIRVSPVVLESSRLAVRENPSLSAWKGLLSDRVRAMRAPARAVVLQGSAAVEPHAYEHDADRPGLLALADSVEILALVHWLARDEQAAGKASGLLWAWYLDSLTRMIPRMDALPDPEEADAIMRTLDAARLIRSSQAWTDADQRRLGSWCGAFLDWLEPKLAEAVPGERAWLDALAGMLAVCAGRNSEAEALVSQGVVVALERINPDGSLGSEFEADDLRELAGMGALFCVAESCGVNAWDMALPGRGTFRAALDHAESSSTKEGQGLPGLAGKFPSRAVAGLFRRAALVYGHERYLNFPDAILLEASDRNLTHLAY, translated from the coding sequence ATGACTGGGCGCGGGACAGAGCTGGTTCGCATTGCCGTCCTTGTCCTGTGCGCGGTGATCGCGATTCCGGGCCTGTGCCGGGCTGACGGGCCGGGTACGATCCGGGTGTCTCCTGTCGTGCTGGAATCCTCGCGACTTGCGGTGCGTGAAAATCCGTCTCTGTCTGCGTGGAAAGGGCTTCTGTCCGACCGCGTTCGCGCCATGCGCGCTCCGGCTCGGGCCGTGGTCTTGCAGGGGAGTGCGGCCGTGGAACCGCATGCCTATGAACATGATGCTGACAGGCCCGGGCTGCTGGCGCTGGCTGACAGCGTGGAGATACTGGCACTTGTCCATTGGCTTGCCCGGGACGAACAGGCCGCAGGCAAGGCGTCGGGGCTGCTCTGGGCGTGGTATCTGGACTCCCTGACCCGCATGATCCCGCGCATGGACGCGCTGCCCGACCCGGAGGAGGCGGACGCGATCATGCGCACGCTGGACGCGGCCCGGCTGATTCGATCCTCGCAGGCATGGACCGACGCGGACCAGCGCAGGCTGGGCTCGTGGTGCGGCGCGTTTCTGGACTGGCTGGAACCAAAGCTGGCAGAAGCCGTACCCGGGGAGCGGGCGTGGCTCGACGCGCTGGCCGGGATGCTGGCCGTGTGCGCCGGACGGAATTCCGAGGCGGAAGCTCTTGTTTCCCAAGGCGTGGTCGTGGCTCTGGAACGCATCAATCCCGATGGAAGTCTGGGCAGCGAATTCGAGGCCGATGATCTGCGGGAACTGGCGGGCATGGGCGCGCTGTTCTGCGTGGCCGAGTCCTGCGGCGTGAATGCATGGGACATGGCGCTGCCGGGCCGGGGCACGTTCCGGGCGGCTCTGGATCATGCCGAAAGCTCGTCAACCAAGGAGGGCCAAGGCCTGCCGGGGCTGGCCGGGAAATTTCCGTCCCGGGCTGTCGCCGGGCTTTTCCGCCGGGCCGCGCTGGTGTATGGTCATGAGCGGTACCTGAATTTCCCGGACGCGATTCTTCTGGAAGCGAGCGACCGGAACCTGACCCATCTGGCCTATTAG
- a CDS encoding DNA repair protein RecN has translation MLELLRIRDLALIEDVELEFSTGMNTLTGETGAGKSFIMRAVDFLLGERMDRKLVRPGKDKASVEALFVLPEGETVVRRELSADTGRSRVYINDTLSSQTAIRNLRSRLVIHTSQHGQQKLMSPAFQAEILDSFLPDQSLLKRRAEALAAVNEVLERKRKLLEKCEDIEKQREFLEYQKKEIARVDPQLDEEDDLEERKGVIKERERAGECLRSALDCIHGDANMLDSLSLLSRELGIIARMFPEYEEDGAAVEEFRIRLHDLENRLRKGPDDLGEPRDGMSLDRIESRLFDLAQLKRKLRRGLNEIVRLKDEIDESLSFLDACALDIKALGKEEEAAARKLGAVLVELNKARKKAARELSIHIVDELADLGFSEHVKVLFEFDPREIYPGLEDMRGRLMWIPNPGQPAQPLDKIASGGELSRFLLALVTLRGASGQDPDALPTLIFDEVDAGIGGMTLGAVARKLRTLADRQQMLLITHWPQLAGQADRHFRILKEVVDAETYTRCERLEGERIGEELSRMAGGGEQGRALAEKLLK, from the coding sequence ATGCTGGAACTGTTGCGCATTCGTGATCTTGCGCTCATCGAGGACGTGGAACTGGAATTTTCCACAGGCATGAACACCCTGACCGGCGAAACCGGAGCGGGCAAGTCGTTCATCATGCGCGCCGTGGATTTTCTGCTCGGCGAACGCATGGACAGGAAACTTGTGCGTCCGGGCAAGGATAAGGCCTCGGTCGAGGCGCTTTTCGTGTTGCCCGAGGGCGAAACCGTGGTGCGGCGCGAGCTGTCCGCGGACACGGGCCGTAGCCGTGTGTACATCAACGATACCCTGAGTTCCCAGACTGCCATCCGCAATCTGCGGTCCCGGCTGGTCATCCATACTTCCCAGCACGGCCAGCAGAAGCTGATGTCCCCGGCGTTTCAGGCCGAGATTCTTGATTCCTTTCTGCCGGATCAGTCCCTGCTGAAGCGGCGTGCCGAGGCTCTGGCTGCAGTCAATGAGGTGCTGGAGCGCAAGCGCAAGCTGCTGGAAAAGTGTGAGGACATCGAAAAGCAGCGCGAATTTCTGGAGTACCAGAAAAAGGAGATCGCCCGGGTCGATCCGCAGCTCGACGAGGAAGATGACCTTGAGGAGCGCAAGGGCGTGATCAAGGAGCGCGAACGCGCGGGCGAGTGCCTGCGCAGTGCCCTTGACTGCATTCACGGCGATGCGAACATGCTGGACAGCTTGTCCCTGCTTTCCCGGGAGCTGGGCATCATTGCGCGCATGTTCCCGGAGTACGAGGAGGATGGCGCGGCCGTGGAGGAATTCCGCATCCGGCTGCACGATCTTGAAAACCGGCTGCGCAAGGGACCGGACGATCTTGGCGAGCCGCGCGACGGCATGTCGCTGGACCGCATCGAATCCCGGCTGTTCGATCTGGCCCAGCTCAAGCGGAAGTTGCGTCGCGGTCTGAACGAAATCGTGCGGCTCAAGGACGAGATCGACGAATCCCTGTCCTTTCTGGATGCCTGTGCACTGGACATCAAGGCGCTGGGCAAGGAAGAGGAAGCGGCTGCCAGAAAACTGGGCGCGGTGCTGGTGGAACTGAACAAGGCACGGAAAAAGGCGGCCAGGGAGCTTTCCATTCACATCGTGGATGAGCTCGCCGATCTGGGCTTTTCCGAGCACGTCAAGGTGCTGTTCGAGTTCGACCCGCGTGAGATTTATCCCGGGCTGGAGGACATGCGCGGCAGGCTCATGTGGATTCCCAACCCGGGCCAGCCTGCCCAGCCTCTGGACAAGATCGCGTCCGGCGGTGAACTTTCCCGGTTCCTGCTCGCGCTGGTCACGCTTCGCGGCGCGTCCGGTCAGGACCCGGATGCCCTGCCCACCCTGATCTTCGACGAAGTGGACGCGGGCATTGGCGGCATGACTCTGGGAGCCGTGGCAAGGAAGTTGCGCACACTGGCCGATCGGCAGCAGATGCTGCTCATCACCCACTGGCCCCAGCTTGCCGGACAGGCCGACCGCCATTTTCGCATTCTCAAGGAAGTGGTGGACGCCGAGACCTACACCCGCTGCGAACGGCTGGAAGGAGAGCGCATCGGCGAGGAGCTGTCGCGCATGGCCGGAGGCGGGGAGCAGGGCCGCGCATTGGCCGAAAAACTGCTGAAATAG
- the purT gene encoding formate-dependent phosphoribosylglycinamide formyltransferase, which yields MTILGTAKTASARKMMLLGGGELGKEVVIEAQRLGVEVIVVDRYEDTPAMQVAHRSYTMSMLDGDALRRVIMEEKPDYIVPEIEAIATSTLVELEKEGFNVVPNANATRLTMDREGIRRLAAEKVGLTTSPYRFADTEEEYRAAVAEIGIPCVIKPVMSSSGKGQSVVKSEADIHKAWEYSQSGGRTGEGRIIIEKFIPFDYEITLLTVRHIDGTTFCEPIGHRQENGDYRESWQPQPMSEAALAKARDYARRITDALGGRGIFGVELFVKDDDIIFSEVSPRPHDTGLVTVISQDLSEFALHARAILGLPIPNIRQYGAAASSVILSNGTSDKPSFAGVDDALREADTKVLIFGKGECAGVRRLGVALALADDVESAVEKAKRVSSAVTVSH from the coding sequence ATGACGATATTGGGAACGGCCAAAACGGCGTCTGCAAGGAAAATGATGCTTCTTGGTGGTGGCGAACTGGGCAAGGAAGTCGTGATCGAGGCGCAGCGGCTTGGCGTTGAGGTCATTGTGGTTGACCGCTATGAAGACACCCCTGCCATGCAGGTGGCGCACCGCTCCTACACCATGTCCATGCTGGATGGCGATGCGCTGCGTCGGGTCATCATGGAGGAAAAGCCGGACTACATTGTGCCCGAAATCGAGGCCATTGCCACGTCCACTCTGGTCGAGCTTGAAAAGGAGGGATTCAATGTCGTCCCCAATGCCAATGCGACCAGATTGACAATGGATCGTGAAGGCATTCGGCGTCTTGCAGCCGAAAAGGTCGGCCTGACCACATCCCCCTACCGCTTCGCCGACACGGAAGAGGAATACCGGGCGGCAGTGGCTGAAATCGGCATCCCATGCGTGATCAAGCCCGTGATGAGCTCTTCCGGAAAGGGACAGTCCGTTGTCAAAAGCGAGGCTGACATCCACAAGGCATGGGAATATTCCCAGTCCGGCGGCCGAACGGGTGAAGGGCGCATCATCATCGAGAAATTCATTCCCTTTGACTACGAGATCACCCTGTTGACCGTGCGTCACATTGATGGAACGACGTTTTGCGAGCCGATCGGGCACAGACAGGAAAACGGGGATTACCGCGAATCATGGCAGCCGCAACCCATGAGTGAAGCAGCCCTTGCCAAAGCTCGGGACTATGCACGCAGGATCACGGACGCCCTGGGTGGACGCGGCATTTTCGGGGTCGAACTTTTTGTCAAGGATGACGACATCATCTTCAGTGAGGTTTCCCCGCGCCCTCACGACACGGGACTGGTGACGGTCATCTCGCAGGACCTGAGTGAATTTGCCCTGCATGCAAGGGCCATTCTGGGCTTGCCGATCCCGAATATCCGTCAATACGGAGCCGCCGCTTCGAGCGTGATTCTCTCCAACGGCACATCGGACAAGCCCTCCTTTGCTGGCGTTGACGACGCGCTTCGCGAGGCAGACACAAAGGTTCTGATTTTCGGAAAGGGCGAATGCGCCGGAGTCCGTCGTCTTGGTGTTGCCCTGGCCCTTGCCGACGACGTTGAAAGCGCCGTGGAAAAAGCAAAAAGAGTTTCTTCTGCTGTAACGGTTTCGCATTAG
- a CDS encoding type II toxin-antitoxin system RelE/ParE family toxin: MNSIKWTESAYADLTDLMDYFRKQGEPGVGKMLVAKIHKATGTLRTFPHAGRAGLLKDTRELVIPHIPYFLVYQVQRDVVNLLRVMHTSKLWTGNIRNEHF; encoded by the coding sequence TTGAACTCGATTAAGTGGACCGAGTCCGCTTATGCAGACCTGACAGACCTGATGGATTATTTCCGAAAACAGGGAGAACCGGGTGTCGGCAAAATGCTGGTTGCCAAAATCCACAAGGCGACTGGCACGCTCCGCACGTTCCCTCACGCAGGTCGGGCAGGACTGCTGAAAGACACCAGAGAACTGGTCATCCCTCATATTCCTTATTTTCTGGTTTATCAGGTGCAGCGGGATGTGGTTAATCTGTTGCGAGTCATGCATACGTCGAAGCTGTGGACGGGCAACATCCGGAACGAACATTTTTAA
- a CDS encoding 4Fe-4S binding protein has protein sequence MTLREIGEAVEKIGCLTITTSDQGTLHSRIIHLCGWDDEGIYFLTMNVKPFHRQLVASGQVALCGMYPSSRATGRNAVGQPAFPPGFTFRLTGEAREVPEAEIREKAAAGNRIFAYALEDAARYPAMRLFRIHRGRGEIFDYDFEMEHRDHKLLRTRFAFGGETFAEPGCVITDECVGCGACADVCSFKAIEPGEPYRINGARCDECGSCMIACPQDAIRMPDTL, from the coding sequence ATGACGCTCAGGGAAATCGGCGAGGCCGTCGAGAAGATCGGCTGCCTGACCATCACCACTTCGGACCAGGGAACCCTGCACAGCCGCATCATCCACTTGTGCGGCTGGGATGACGAGGGCATCTATTTTCTGACCATGAACGTGAAACCGTTTCATCGGCAGCTTGTCGCATCCGGGCAGGTGGCCCTGTGCGGCATGTATCCGTCCAGCCGGGCCACCGGGCGCAATGCCGTGGGGCAGCCTGCGTTTCCTCCGGGCTTCACCTTTCGCCTGACCGGGGAGGCCCGGGAAGTGCCGGAAGCGGAAATTCGGGAAAAGGCCGCAGCCGGAAACCGCATTTTTGCCTATGCCCTTGAGGACGCAGCTCGCTATCCTGCCATGCGGCTCTTCCGTATCCACAGGGGCAGGGGAGAGATTTTCGACTACGATTTCGAAATGGAGCATCGCGACCACAAGCTGCTGCGCACCCGGTTCGCGTTCGGCGGGGAGACATTTGCCGAGCCTGGCTGCGTGATCACGGACGAATGCGTTGGCTGCGGCGCATGCGCGGACGTCTGCTCGTTCAAGGCCATCGAGCCGGGCGAACCCTATCGCATCAACGGTGCACGCTGCGACGAATGCGGAAGCTGCATGATCGCCTGTCCGCAGGATGCGATCCGCATGCCGGACACCCTCTGA
- a CDS encoding GNAT family N-acetyltransferase — MSDIHVREASEFDVFAIEEIMRASFEASYAHFMPEQYVREFFDENRAAKVARSGWNSVAVAEIMGRICGFVMYQDNTVNELWVHPDDMGRGVGSALLDHAEERIREKRFPTATLYCYEPNEKALAFYGKRRYRKTSSFPSTDVAGGPVTVLTLVKMLKRK, encoded by the coding sequence ATGAGCGACATTCATGTGCGCGAAGCGTCCGAGTTCGATGTTTTCGCCATCGAGGAAATCATGCGCGCCTCGTTCGAGGCTTCCTATGCCCATTTCATGCCCGAACAGTATGTCCGGGAATTTTTCGATGAAAACCGGGCGGCCAAGGTGGCGCGGTCCGGCTGGAATTCCGTGGCCGTGGCCGAGATCATGGGCCGCATCTGCGGGTTCGTGATGTATCAGGACAATACGGTCAACGAACTCTGGGTGCATCCGGACGACATGGGCAGGGGCGTTGGCTCCGCACTGCTGGATCATGCCGAGGAGCGCATTCGGGAAAAGCGGTTTCCCACCGCGACCCTGTACTGCTACGAGCCCAATGAAAAGGCGTTGGCCTTCTACGGGAAACGTCGCTACCGCAAGACCTCGTCCTTTCCGTCCACCGATGTTGCCGGAGGTCCGGTCACGGTGCTCACGCTGGTCAAGATGCTCAAGAGGAAATAG
- a CDS encoding VOC family protein — protein sequence MEERFKTHGVFSMNELITTDLPAAREFYGKLFGWSFVETKTIYGNPYLAVFKGKSWVAGMMLKEGNVPGDVMPCWDSYVTVDDVDESARQVREFGGEVVLPPTDIPNVGRFCVIRDPQGVPLNLITFQEEDGE from the coding sequence GTGGAGGAGCGTTTCAAGACCCATGGGGTGTTCAGCATGAACGAGCTGATCACTACGGATTTGCCGGCTGCAAGGGAATTCTACGGCAAGTTGTTCGGCTGGAGTTTTGTCGAAACAAAGACGATTTACGGAAATCCCTATCTTGCCGTGTTCAAGGGAAAGAGCTGGGTTGCGGGCATGATGCTCAAGGAGGGGAACGTCCCCGGGGACGTCATGCCCTGCTGGGATTCGTACGTCACTGTTGATGATGTTGATGAGTCCGCCAGACAGGTTCGGGAATTCGGCGGAGAAGTCGTCCTGCCGCCCACGGACATTCCCAATGTCGGACGATTTTGCGTGATCAGGGATCCGCAGGGCGTGCCGCTGAATCTCATCACGTTTCAGGAAGAGGATGGAGAGTAG
- a CDS encoding ABC transporter permease has protein sequence MKRRPLKRQSPWSRHALLIIGLVIVGVMSLAALLAPYVAPYDPNVIDVNALLAAPGPDHLMGTDALGRDVFSRILFGGRVSLWVGFVAVGIATSIGLFLGLVAGYFGRLADEVIMRLVDIMLCFPSFFLILAVIAFLEPSLTNIMVVIGLTGWMGVARLVRAETLSIRERDYVLAARAAGAGPARIILRHILPNAVAPVLVSATLGVAGAILVESSLSFLGLGVQPPDASWGNMLMEGKEVLGIAWWLSVFPGLAILFTVLGYNLLGESLRDLLDPRLKQ, from the coding sequence ATGAAACGCCGTCCGTTGAAGCGACAATCGCCGTGGTCGCGTCACGCCCTGCTCATCATCGGGCTGGTCATCGTGGGCGTGATGAGTCTGGCCGCATTGCTGGCTCCGTATGTCGCGCCGTACGATCCCAATGTCATCGATGTGAATGCGCTGCTGGCCGCGCCCGGTCCGGATCATCTCATGGGCACGGACGCACTGGGCCGGGACGTGTTTTCCCGCATCCTGTTCGGTGGCCGCGTGTCCCTGTGGGTCGGGTTCGTTGCCGTGGGCATTGCCACGTCCATCGGGCTGTTTCTGGGCCTTGTGGCCGGATATTTCGGCAGGCTGGCGGACGAGGTGATCATGCGACTGGTGGACATCATGCTCTGCTTTCCATCCTTTTTTCTCATACTCGCGGTCATTGCCTTTCTGGAACCGAGTCTGACCAACATCATGGTTGTCATCGGCCTGACCGGATGGATGGGCGTGGCCCGGCTGGTGCGTGCGGAAACCCTGTCCATCCGCGAACGGGACTATGTGCTGGCGGCCCGAGCTGCCGGGGCCGGACCCGCGCGCATCATCCTGCGCCACATCCTGCCCAATGCCGTGGCCCCGGTGCTGGTGTCCGCCACGCTCGGCGTTGCCGGGGCCATTCTGGTGGAGTCGTCCCTGTCCTTTCTGGGGCTGGGCGTGCAGCCGCCGGACGCGTCGTGGGGCAACATGCTCATGGAGGGCAAGGAAGTGCTGGGCATTGCCTGGTGGCTGTCCGTGTTTCCGGGGCTGGCCATTCTCTTCACCGTGCTGGGATACAATCTGCTGGGCGAATCGCTCAGGGACCTGCTTGATCCGAGGTTGAAACAATGA
- a CDS encoding amino acid permease, protein MDGKHIGAISVVAGTAIGAGMLGLPMTIGSLGFFTGAAVLVFMWCVATFSALMLLEINLEFGKGVNLNHMTRKILGRPGQIVGTGSVFFLLYCLLVAYLTGMGDLISGALDIDARIGTAVFALVSGIILYSGMNVVVMANKGLFFSMFAAMAICFATLGEHVNPANLTLGAPTAKALIVTFPVLITSFGYHVCIPSIVTFIGEDRKALIRILMIGGALPSICYIVWLLLSLGSTTPDQLAGMANVDALVKAVSGDSLWVRTAVSLFAVLALITSFLGVSLSLFDLVAETFHRKNDSKSRVGTSLLVFVPPLAASLLAPDGFIAALSHAGAAFTIISILLPCIMVWKMRSAGRNTKFRAFGGRPALVACFMCGIAIVTANYL, encoded by the coding sequence TTGGACGGCAAACATATCGGCGCGATCAGCGTGGTCGCGGGAACCGCAATCGGCGCGGGCATGCTCGGACTGCCCATGACCATCGGCAGCCTCGGGTTCTTCACGGGCGCGGCCGTGCTGGTCTTCATGTGGTGCGTGGCCACCTTCTCCGCGCTCATGCTGCTGGAAATCAATCTGGAATTCGGCAAGGGCGTCAATCTCAACCACATGACCCGGAAAATTCTGGGACGCCCCGGCCAGATCGTCGGCACGGGCAGCGTGTTCTTTCTCCTCTATTGCCTGCTTGTGGCGTATCTCACGGGCATGGGCGACCTGATCTCCGGCGCACTGGACATCGATGCCCGCATCGGCACCGCCGTGTTCGCCCTTGTCAGCGGCATCATTCTGTATTCCGGCATGAATGTCGTGGTCATGGCCAACAAGGGGCTGTTCTTCTCCATGTTCGCGGCCATGGCCATCTGCTTTGCGACGCTCGGCGAACACGTCAATCCGGCAAACCTCACGCTGGGCGCGCCCACGGCCAAGGCTCTGATCGTCACCTTTCCCGTGCTCATCACGTCCTTCGGCTACCATGTCTGCATCCCGAGCATCGTGACCTTCATCGGCGAGGATCGGAAGGCCCTGATCCGTATCCTCATGATCGGCGGCGCGCTCCCGAGCATCTGCTACATCGTGTGGCTCCTGCTCTCCCTCGGCAGCACCACCCCGGACCAGCTTGCGGGCATGGCCAATGTGGATGCGCTGGTCAAGGCCGTAAGCGGAGATTCCCTCTGGGTCCGCACCGCCGTTTCCCTGTTCGCGGTGCTCGCCCTGATCACCTCGTTTCTGGGCGTGTCCCTGAGCCTGTTCGATCTGGTGGCCGAGACCTTCCATCGCAAAAACGACAGCAAAAGCCGCGTGGGCACCAGCCTGCTGGTTTTCGTGCCGCCTCTTGCCGCCTCCCTGCTCGCTCCGGACGGATTCATTGCGGCCCTGTCCCATGCCGGAGCCGCCTTCACCATCATTTCCATTCTCCTGCCCTGCATCATGGTCTGGAAGATGCGCTCGGCAGGCAGAAACACGAAATTCCGCGCCTTTGGCGGCCGCCCGGCCCTTGTGGCCTGCTTCATGTGCGGCATAGCCATCGTGACCGCCAACTATCTGTAG
- the caiE gene encoding carnitine operon protein CaiE: MPCYEFEGLVPVVHPTAYVHPTAVLIGDVIVGEGVYIGPCASLRGDYGRLIVKQGSNVQDGCIMHGYCDVDTIVEENVSVGHGAILHGCVIRRNCLIGMNSVVMDGAEIGEESIVAAMSFVKAAFKGSPRQLLVGSPARELRQVTDQDMHWHGLNIREYQALPDRCARAIKEVQPLAEPETDRPHLAGVTDVQPKPEK; this comes from the coding sequence ATGCCTTGTTATGAATTCGAAGGATTGGTGCCGGTGGTTCATCCCACCGCGTATGTTCACCCCACTGCCGTACTCATCGGCGACGTGATTGTCGGCGAGGGCGTGTATATCGGCCCCTGCGCCTCTCTGCGCGGCGACTATGGCCGCCTGATCGTGAAACAGGGGTCCAATGTGCAGGACGGCTGCATCATGCACGGCTATTGCGACGTGGATACCATTGTCGAGGAAAACGTGTCCGTGGGGCACGGGGCCATTCTGCACGGATGCGTTATCAGGCGGAATTGCCTGATCGGCATGAATTCCGTGGTCATGGACGGAGCCGAAATCGGCGAGGAAAGCATTGTCGCGGCCATGAGCTTTGTAAAGGCGGCCTTCAAGGGAAGCCCCCGGCAGTTGCTGGTCGGCTCCCCGGCCAGGGAACTGCGACAGGTAACGGATCAGGACATGCACTGGCACGGCCTGAACATCCGCGAATATCAGGCTCTGCCCGACCGCTGCGCACGCGCCATCAAGGAAGTGCAGCCCCTTGCCGAGCCCGAAACCGACCGTCCCCATCTGGCTGGCGTCACCGACGTGCAACCCAAGCCGGAAAAATGA